Below is a window of Ferrimicrobium sp. DNA.
AGGCAACAACCGCTAGGAACATCTTTGAACTCAAAACCGAAATTGAGATGCTAGAGCGACTACAGGCTTTGGCTTCGCGCGTACGAGCGTCTAGAGAAGACACGAAATGGCGCGAACTATCGTCTCTGCTTGGTCAACTCTTTCGACCTGATCAACCGAGCAATGACAAGCTAGTCATCTTTACTGAGCATCGTGATACTCTTCGTTACCTCGTCGAGCGGGTTGGCACCTACCTAGCCCAGCCCGAGGCGGTCGTTGCGATCCATGGCGGCCTCGGGCGCGTAGAGCGAGCCAAGACCCAAGAAGCCTTTGGGCAAGACCCAACCGTTAAGGTTCTGATTGCTACCGATGCCGCTGGTGAGGGCATCAACCTCCAACGGGCACATCTCATGGTGAACTACGACCTCCCCTGGAACCCAAACCGAATCGAGCAACGCTTTGGTCGCATTCACCGTATTGGCCAACGGGAGGTGTGTTACCTATGGAACCTAGTGGCGAGTGAGACACGCGAGGGCGATGTCTATCAGCTTCTGTTGAACAAGCTTCAAGAGGCCAGAGAGGCTCTTGGAGGCCAAGTCTTTGACGTACTGGGCAAGTTAAACTTCGACGGTCGCCATCTCCGCGAGTTATTGATCGACGCGATTCGCCACTCCGAACAGCCAGACGTCAAGGCTCGTCTCAAGACCACTATCGAAAGTGCCTTGGATGTTCACCACCTTGAGTCCCTCATTTTCGATCGGGCGCTCGCGACTGAGGCCTTGACCAAAGAAAGTGTCTTTCGAGTTCGAGAGGCGATGGAGCGCGCCGAGATTCGCAAGCTTCAACCGGGCTACATTAAGAGCTTCTTCCTTGAGGCATTTCACCAACTTGGCGGGACAATCTACGAGCGAGAGTCAGGTCGCTATGAGATCACCCATGTGCCTGCGAGCATTCGTAATCGAGATCGTCAGCTAGGTATCCGCGAACCAGTCCTTGCACGTTACGAACGCGTCACCTTCGACAAGGATCTCATCGCTCCTGATGGTCTCGTCCAGGCGGCCTTTCTTGCTCCTGGGCATCCGCTGCTCCAAAGCGTCATCGACCTTGAGCTCGAGACCGATCGTGACCTGCTTCGACAAGGCACCGTCTTAGTCGACGAGAACGACGAGAGTCAGAGTTTGCGGGTCCTGTTCGCTGTTGAGCATGCGATCGTCGATGGGGAGGTGCTTGCCAATGGCCAACAACGAGTCATCGATAAGCGTCTTAGCTTTATCGAATTAGACGAGGCACATCACCTAACCCACGTCAATTACGCCCCCTATCTCGACTATCGACCGCTCCAAGCCGATGACCCCACCCTCGACGATCTTCTTGGCAGCAAACAGGCCCGCTGGATCGATGATGAGCTCCACGAGATCGTGTTGGACTATGCCAACAGCCGGGTTGTCCCAAGGGCGGTCGAAGAAGTCGAGGCTATCCGTCTGCCATTGCTTGAGCGCACTGAACGTGCGGTCAAGGCTCGGCTCACAAGCGAGATCACCTATTGGGACCACAGGGCGAATCAGCTTCGAGAGGACGAGGATCGAGGCAAGGTCAACGCGCGTATCAACGCAGATAATGCCCGCAAACGAGCCAACGATTTGGCAGCGCGCCTAAAACGTCGTCTTGATTTATTAGAACATGAGCGCGAGGTGGTCCCACTTGGATCCATCATGACTGGCGCGGTCTTGATCGCCCCGATCGGTCTCGTTCGCCAACTCAAGACAGATGGCGAGCACGACCTGGCTGGTGATCGCACACGCCAAGCGGTGGTGGCTGATCGAATGGAGATTGCTGCAAGAGCTCGCGCCATTGTCATGGAACGAGAGCGCGCGCTTGGTTATGTGCCTCGTGACGTTGAGTTTGAACGTCTCGGTTACGACATTGAGAGCGTTGACCAACAGACCGGGTCAATCCGCTTCATTGAGGTCAAGGGGCGAGCCGCGGACTCAGATACCATCACCGTGACCAGGAACGAGATCCTCTATAGCCTCAACAACCCTGGTCGCTATGTGCTTGGGATCGTGTCATTCCGTGGAGACGGCTCACATAGTGAAATGTATCTCAAGCAGCCGTTTCACTCGGCTCCTGACTTTGGTGCCCAGTCGGTGAATTACTCACTGGCTGAGTTAATCACAAATGGCATCGAGGACAATGGCTAGTCGGATGGGCATGGACTACGCCAGCGATGATGAACCAGAGCGTGCTAGCGACCTTGCTGAAGGGGCCGCTCACTGGTCTTTCGAACGTTGATGAAATCTCTTCGTCAACGAACTCTTGCATGCGCGACGCGCTGCCAGTCCTAGCGAGTCCTGTTGGCCAATCACCCGCGGATGATCTTGCTCGATCCCAATGAGCCAAGTGCCAAGCTTGTAACCGTCTTGGGAGTCAGTTGCGACACGTTCTGCGATGGGCGCTATCGCCAATGACTCCGCGATCTTGTGCCCACACAGGCTCAACTGCACACCCTGCTCCGTTGGGATTTCGCGTAGGCATCAGTTTTTGGAACCTTCTGATAGCGGCGATGGCGCCAACCATGACCGTGAGCTGTCGCACCTTAGTCCTATAGTAATTGAAGGAGGATAGCCATCTAGGGCTATTCACTGTGCCGCCACGAGCGGGGCTAGTTTTGCATACATTGACAAGGGGTACCTGATGGAGCAAGTTATTGCGCCAAAAAAGCTCATCGAGGTGGCGATTCCACTCGATAGCATCAATGCCGCCTCAGCAAGGGAGAAGTCCATTCGCCATGGTCACCCCTCGACGCTGCATCTCTGGTGGGCGCGACGACCCCTTGCAACGGCGCGGGCAGTCTTGTTTGCACAACTCGTCGATGATCCATCGAGTCATCCAGACCTTTTCCCGACCGAGGAGGCCCAGAAGGTCGAGCGAGCACGACTGTTTCGTATCATCGAGGAGCTGGTCGTTTGGGAGAATACTACCAAGGAGGAGGTCCTTGGCAAAGCGCGCGCCGAGATCAGGCGTTCATGGGAACTGACGTGCAAGGCTAACGCCGAACACCCGAGGGCCTCGACTCTCTTTGACCCATCGAAGTTGCCCGTCTTTCATGATCCGTTTGCAGGTGGTGGTGCCATACCGCTTGAGGCACAGCGCTTAGGGCTCACCAGTTATGCCTCAGACCTCAATCCTGTCGCGGTGCTCATCAATAAAGCAATGATCGAGCTCCCACCAAAGTTCGCGGGTCAGCCCCCGGTAAACCCCGAGGCTCGAACCGATACGAGGCTGCTCAACCGGAGATATCGCGGTACTCAAGGTCTTGTTGATGACGTGCGCTACTACGGTCTTCGGATGCGAGACGAGGCAAAGAAACGTATCGGCGCCTTCTATCCCGAGATCGAGATCACGAAAGCGATGGTCGATGAGCGTCCAGATCTTAAACAATACTTAGGCCAATCCCTTGTCCCAATCGCCTATCTCTGGGCAAGGACAGTCAAGAGTCCCGATCCGGCCTTTCGTGACGTTGATGTGCCTCTGACTTCATCGTTTGCGATCTCCACCAAAAAGGGCAAGGAGGTCTCTGTAGAACCGGTCATCGGGGAGGATCATCGAAGTTATAAATTCGAGGTGAGGGTCGGGGGTAAACCCACCCGAGAGGGGACAATCAATCGCTCGGGTGGTGGAACTTGTCTCCTGAGTGGTGCCCCTATGCCCTTTGAGTACCTGCGAGCAGAGGGTAAGGCTGGTCGGATGGGGGCTCGGCTCATGGCGATTGTCTGTGAAGGGACCCGCGGACGGGTCTATCTTTCTCCAACGCAAGAAATTGAGGACCTAGCGCGAACGGCAAAACCTGCATGGGAGCCAGAGCTAAAGCTACCAGAACTCGCTTTGGGTTTCCGAGTTCAGCTGTATGGCATGGACACCTTCGCCTCGCTCTTTACCCCACGACAACTCTTGGCGTTGACGACCTTTTCTGATCTGCTCGGGGAGTTAAGCCACGAGATCGAACGCGATGCGATTGACGCGGGTTTGGCCAATGACCAGGTTGGGATTAATGATGGCGGGCGTGGAGCGCGTGCCTATGCCGACGCTGTCATCACCTATCTTGGTTTTGTCATCGATAAGTGTGCCGACTATTGGTCGAGCATCTGTACGTGGCATGCTCCGGGTGAGAAGATGAGGAATACCTTTAGCCGCCAAGCGATCCCGATGAACTGGGATTATGCAGAGACCGCCATCTTCTCTGGGTCTACCGGCAACTGGATGGCTATGGTCGACTGGACGTGGAAGGCGCTTGAGCGCACGCCTGGAGTTGGGGATGGACATGCCAACCAGGCTGATGCCCAAAGCCAGATGCTTTCACACAATGCCATCGTCTCGACCGATCCACCGTATTTTGACAACATCGGTTATGCCGACCTGTCTGACTACTTCTATGTATGGCTGCGCCACAATCTCTCTGAAATCTATCCAGATCTCTTTGCCACCGTCGCGGTTCCAAAGACCGACGAGCTGATCGCCACCCCGTATCGTCACGGTTCCAAGGAGAAAGCCAATGAGTTCTTCATGGACGGCATGACCAAGGCGATGCATCGCCTGGCTGAGCTTTCCCATCCTGGGTTTCCCATCACGATCTATTATGCCCTTAAGCAGTCAGAGACCGATGGTGAGTCGGGAACTACCTCGACCGGCTGGGAGACCTTCTTGGAGGCAGTGGTGAGCGCTGGCTTTGCCATCACCGGTACGTGGCCGATGAGAACCGAGCTCACCACGCGCTCCGTTGGTCGCAACGCCAATGCCCTTGCCTCCTCAATCGTTCTCGTCTGTCGAAGGCGTGACGCCACTGCGCGTCGCATCACACGTTCTGACTTTCTAGCCAAGCTCCGCGCCGAGTTCCCAAGCGCCTTTGCAAAGCTCCAAGCGGCATCGATTGCGCCGGTTGACCTTGCCCAGGCAGCAATCGGCCCAGGGATGGCGATCTTTACCTCATTTGCCGAGGTGCAGATGCCAGACGGAAGGCCGCTGCGGGTCCGCGATGCCTTAGGGATGATAAACCAGGTACTCGATGAGACCCTTGCGAAACAAGAAGGAGACTTTGAGCCCCAAGAGCGCTTGGCCATCGCCTGGTTCGAGGAGTGTGGCTTTGATGCTGGAGATTATGGACGTTGTGAGACCTTATCCAAGGCCAAAAACACGTCCATTAGCTCACTCGTAGAGGGTGGTGTCATGAAGGCCAACCAGGGCAAGGTCCGACTCTTGCGGCCACATGAATGTAGTCCCGACTGGGATCCGACACGAGACGCTCACTTATCGAGCTGGGAGGTCTTACACCAGCTCATTCGCGCACTCGAGAACGATGGGGAGCAAGCCGCCGCCTCGCTCTATGCCAAGGTACCTGATCACTACCGCGAGCCAGCACGAGAGCTCGCCTATCGACTCTATGTGTTGGCCGAGCGCAAAGGGTGGGCTAGTGAAGCTCTCTGGTACAACAGCGTGATTCAAAGTTGGCAAGAGATCGCCCGATTGAGTCGTGACACGAATCGTCAGATCTCGATCGAGAGCGAATTCTAATGTTGGAGGAGGAGTAGATGTCGATCTCGAACCACGATCGAGTAACAAGCGCGCTAGAGATGCTCAAACAAGGACTTGGTCCCTATGTCGAGCGTGAGATTAACCAGGCGAAAAGGCGTGGATTCGATGTCACCAGCCTCGGGCGCGAAAATGATCGGCTGTACATGGACCGACCAATCGCTGAGTGGGATGCGGCGGGACTCTTGCGTGCGATGTGGGATAGTTGGAATTCCGTCTTTCGCACTACTCTCGGGCACGAGGAGCGAACTCTTGTGTCGGAGTTACGCACCATCAGAGATAGGTGGGCTCACCAGCAAAGCTTCTCGTTCGACGACACCTATCGAGCCCTCGATTCAATCGCGCGCCTGCTCAATGCCGTATCTGCCGAAGCTCAGGCGAGCGAGGTAGAGCGGTCTCGAGAGGAGCTGATGCGCCTACGCTATG
It encodes the following:
- a CDS encoding SNF2-related protein; this translates as MAQRFRLSKAVQSALATPGLAYIEVRQADYRRLELELEFEDITVANIPPSPSCSKAGVQSRLVCSMVSSSPMPRLEDLKPRTRVGGLTRNEEVTVVEVTWHGSDCIDLAYRRDDGRLESRLLFRSDEDRLVLVERGRTLEFSGDGARYRLVAEAQRIQLAHLFDPYLAVNASMIEPLPHQITAVYEEMIPRQPLRFLLADDPGAGKTIMSGLLIKELMARGVVERCLIVAPGSLTEQWQDELASKFSLPFEIATNQGFEASLSGNYFVEHSLVIARLDKLARADQIQEMLEEPGTDWDLVIFDEAHKLSATYFGGEVKYTKRYRLGQLLAQRSRNLLLLTATPHNGKDEDFQLFLALLDADQFEGGYRDSTRAIDVSYLMRRAIKEQLVRFDNTPLFPERQAISVSYQLSDLEASLYQQVTDYVRQQFNRADALSDGKRKGAVGFALTILQRRLASSPEAIYQSLKRRKERLQSRARELELLERGQQATALQLSNFIDSEEIEDLEDLGDTEFDEDLTEVLDQATTARNIFELKTEIEMLERLQALASRVRASREDTKWRELSSLLGQLFRPDQPSNDKLVIFTEHRDTLRYLVERVGTYLAQPEAVVAIHGGLGRVERAKTQEAFGQDPTVKVLIATDAAGEGINLQRAHLMVNYDLPWNPNRIEQRFGRIHRIGQREVCYLWNLVASETREGDVYQLLLNKLQEAREALGGQVFDVLGKLNFDGRHLRELLIDAIRHSEQPDVKARLKTTIESALDVHHLESLIFDRALATEALTKESVFRVREAMERAEIRKLQPGYIKSFFLEAFHQLGGTIYERESGRYEITHVPASIRNRDRQLGIREPVLARYERVTFDKDLIAPDGLVQAAFLAPGHPLLQSVIDLELETDRDLLRQGTVLVDENDESQSLRVLFAVEHAIVDGEVLANGQQRVIDKRLSFIELDEAHHLTHVNYAPYLDYRPLQADDPTLDDLLGSKQARWIDDELHEIVLDYANSRVVPRAVEEVEAIRLPLLERTERAVKARLTSEITYWDHRANQLREDEDRGKVNARINADNARKRANDLAARLKRRLDLLEHEREVVPLGSIMTGAVLIAPIGLVRQLKTDGEHDLAGDRTRQAVVADRMEIAARARAIVMERERALGYVPRDVEFERLGYDIESVDQQTGSIRFIEVKGRAADSDTITVTRNEILYSLNNPGRYVLGIVSFRGDGSHSEMYLKQPFHSAPDFGAQSVNYSLAELITNGIEDNG
- a CDS encoding DUF1156 domain-containing protein; the encoded protein is MEQVIAPKKLIEVAIPLDSINAASAREKSIRHGHPSTLHLWWARRPLATARAVLFAQLVDDPSSHPDLFPTEEAQKVERARLFRIIEELVVWENTTKEEVLGKARAEIRRSWELTCKANAEHPRASTLFDPSKLPVFHDPFAGGGAIPLEAQRLGLTSYASDLNPVAVLINKAMIELPPKFAGQPPVNPEARTDTRLLNRRYRGTQGLVDDVRYYGLRMRDEAKKRIGAFYPEIEITKAMVDERPDLKQYLGQSLVPIAYLWARTVKSPDPAFRDVDVPLTSSFAISTKKGKEVSVEPVIGEDHRSYKFEVRVGGKPTREGTINRSGGGTCLLSGAPMPFEYLRAEGKAGRMGARLMAIVCEGTRGRVYLSPTQEIEDLARTAKPAWEPELKLPELALGFRVQLYGMDTFASLFTPRQLLALTTFSDLLGELSHEIERDAIDAGLANDQVGINDGGRGARAYADAVITYLGFVIDKCADYWSSICTWHAPGEKMRNTFSRQAIPMNWDYAETAIFSGSTGNWMAMVDWTWKALERTPGVGDGHANQADAQSQMLSHNAIVSTDPPYFDNIGYADLSDYFYVWLRHNLSEIYPDLFATVAVPKTDELIATPYRHGSKEKANEFFMDGMTKAMHRLAELSHPGFPITIYYALKQSETDGESGTTSTGWETFLEAVVSAGFAITGTWPMRTELTTRSVGRNANALASSIVLVCRRRDATARRITRSDFLAKLRAEFPSAFAKLQAASIAPVDLAQAAIGPGMAIFTSFAEVQMPDGRPLRVRDALGMINQVLDETLAKQEGDFEPQERLAIAWFEECGFDAGDYGRCETLSKAKNTSISSLVEGGVMKANQGKVRLLRPHECSPDWDPTRDAHLSSWEVLHQLIRALENDGEQAAASLYAKVPDHYREPARELAYRLYVLAERKGWASEALWYNSVIQSWQEIARLSRDTNRQISIESEF